Proteins from a single region of Pangasianodon hypophthalmus isolate fPanHyp1 chromosome 7, fPanHyp1.pri, whole genome shotgun sequence:
- the shisa3 gene encoding protein shisa-3 homolog → MHTGALTDACNTEKVNGLCGMARWVSCLLLGYLTWHLCVPDARGEYCHGWLDSSGNYHEGFQCPEHLDTADAAVCCGSCALRYCCAATDARLDQGSCTNHRDSEHTEYTPQPIYMPFLMVGSIFVAFVVIGSLVAVYCCTCLRPKQPTQQPIRFSLRSCQGETIPMILTAGAAPTNLRAPSRQSSTATTSSSSAGGGSSLRRFSLGRSDALGLQQPPQQLLLASASSVSTPVSLAPAQTLLPPPPPPPYSSPQCLQGSVSYVHTHQHGHHQNLHTAQSSNLLLSQQYFFPLQPEPFGGSKGFADFSQS, encoded by the exons ATGCACACAGGAGCATTAACCGACGCGTGTAATACAGAGAAAGTGAATGGGCTGTGCGGCATGGCGCGCTGGGTAAGCTGTCTCCTTCTGGGTTATCTCACATGGCACTTGTGCGTCCCCGATGCGCGGGGAGAGTACTGTCACGGCTGGCTGGACAGCAGCGGAAACTACCATGAAGGCTTCCAGTGTCCGGAGCACCTGGACACGGCGGACGCGGCAGTTTGCTGCGGGAGCTGCGCGCTGCGGTACTGCTGTGCTGCCACGGACGCGCGCCTGGACCAGGGCAGCTGCACCAACCACCGGGACAGCGAGCACACGGAATACACACCac aACCTATCTACATGCCGTTCCTGATGGTCGGCTCCATTTTTGTGGCGTTTGTGGTCATTGGCTCGTTGGTGGCCGTGTACTGTTGTACGTGTTTACGGCCCAAACAGCCGACACAGCAGCCGATCCGCTTTTCCCTGCGTAGCTGCCAAGGCGAGACCATCCCCATGATCCTGACTGCAGGGGCGGCGCCCACCAACCTGCGTGCACCGTCACGCCAGTCCAGCACGGCTACCACCAGCTCCAGCAGTGCTGGCGGGGGCAGCTCACTGCGCCGCTTCTCTCTGGGCAGATCTGACGCTCTGGGACTCCAGCAGCCCCCGCAGCAGCTCCTGCTGGCCTCAGCCTCGTCTGTTTCCACACCAGTGTCCCTGGCACCAGCTCAGACCTTActgcctcctccacctccacctccataCTCATCTCCACAGTGCCTGCAGGGCAGCGTCTCTtacgtgcacacacaccaacacggcCACCATCAGAACCTCCACACAGCCCAGAGCTCCAACCTCCTCCTCTCCCAGCAGTACTTCTTCCCCTTGCAGCCAGAGCCGTTTGGTGGGAGTAAAGGCTTTGCTGACTTCAGCCAGAGCTGA